AGCGGTTCAAGGGGCTCGAATTTTTTCTCGATTCCAACCCCGAGTACCAGGGGAATCTCACGTTGCTTCAGATCGCATCACCGTCGCGTGAGATGGTTGAAAAATATCGTGAGTTTGCAGTTCTGGTGACCAGCGAAGCGGAACGAATCAACAATAAATTTAGCGTAAACGGCTGGAAACCTATCGTACTTGAAAAGCGAAACTATTCGCATGAACAACTCATACACCTCTACCAGTTTGCCAATGTCTGCCTGATTACATCTTTGCACGACGGCATGAATCTTGTGGCAAAGGAATACGTTGCCGCACGCAATGATGAATCTGGTGTGTTGATATTGAGCGAGTTCACGGGAGCTTCGCGGGATTTAATTGGTGCATTGCTTATCAATCCGTACAGTGCCGAGGAAACCTGTGCCGCAATTCTAACCGCTTTGATGATGCCCAAAACCGAGCAGCAACGTCGAATGAAGATAATGCGCACATCAGTTAGCGATTACAACATCTACCGCTGGTCGGCCGAACATATCAAGGCCCTCTTGCAACTTGAGTAACATGAAAGACGCCGATATCCATATGGATTCAATCCTTGCTGATATTAGAAACCGCGGCTGCGTTCTCATGCTTGATTTCGACGGAGTTCTCTCACCTATAGTAGAGATACCGTCAGAAGCACGCATATCACCTGATGCTCGACGCTCACTTATCGCATGTGCCAAGAAGATGCCCGTCGCTGTTATAACGGGTCGCCCTCTATTGGATATTGAGGTACGAATCGGATTAACAGAGATCATATATGCGGGAAGTCATGGAGTTGAGTGGAAGATGGATGGTCAGACACATCGACACGGTTTTTCTCAGAACTCCCTCTCAGTGTTTGAGATGGCGCGAAGCCCTCTTTTGCACTATGCAAAGCTCTTTCCTGAACTGTTCATTGAAGATAATAACTACGGTCTTACATTTGGATATCGATTGCTCTCGGCCACTCAAGCTGCGCAGTTTCGCATAGGGGCAACTGAGATAGCGGAAAAATTTGTTAGTGCCGGAGGGATTCGCCTTATAGACAATCTATTTACTTTCGAAATTACTCCCATGTCTGAATGGACAAAAGGCAGTTGCGCGCGGCACATATATTATGCGACCAGAAAAGGAAACGCCCTTCCGGTCTATATTGGTGACAGTCTGTCTGACGAAGATGTCTTTCGTGTCT
This is a stretch of genomic DNA from Candidatus Planktophila sp.. It encodes these proteins:
- the otsB gene encoding trehalose-phosphatase, which gives rise to MKDADIHMDSILADIRNRGCVLMLDFDGVLSPIVEIPSEARISPDARRSLIACAKKMPVAVITGRPLLDIEVRIGLTEIIYAGSHGVEWKMDGQTHRHGFSQNSLSVFEMARSPLLHYAKLFPELFIEDNNYGLTFGYRLLSATQAAQFRIGATEIAEKFVSAGGIRLIDNLFTFEITPMSEWTKGSCARHIYYATRKGNALPVYIGDSLSDEDVFRVFAKSGVTFRVGQSNTSLAQYYFKSRSQVDRFLHNISIETNQEMYKDI